acttgaagagcTGTTGCTGTTTCGTAAACGTTTAATAAGTTCAAACAGCACACACATATGTTGataggccataacaatgtatagtagtttagtttaattataacaaaagagaaaagctacaaaccgctattaaagctgaaggtacgTAACGGACACTGGGATTtctgttgttccaatgtgcagaacTCGCAGTAGTAATTGGGAGATGCTGGCGTGCAGAAGGTtgggtttttgttatttagtcctgacagttaatcaagtgacagataatcgagttttactgtagatgaatagatttctctgtcacattaaatgtacaaattccttaactcaaagttattcaaacagtttccattaaacactaaacttcactcacctgcttttcttctctttccgtCTCCAGCTCGACCATTTTATGTCCATTATGTTCAGTCACTCCAgacatcatgcagatacaggaatcatcagttttacagaatatctccagacttttctgatctttctcacagagtttctccttcagatttctatcaggatcagTCAGTTTGTGATGTTTCCGAGCATCTCCTTCATAGTGAagctgcaggtgagtctgacagtaggaggccatgCAGGGGAGACAGGACTTCACCGCTCTGAACTTCTTACCAGTACAGAAATCACACTCCACGTCTCCAGGGCCAGCATAATTCTGAGAAGAAGGAGAACTGAGTGTcgtcttctttaatttctggatgacttcattcagcagattATTTCTTCGCAGAGCAGGCCTTGTAGTGAAGTTTtctctgcactgaggacagctgctCTCTTGACTCTTTTCCCAGCAGTCCGTGAGGCACTTCAGGCAGAAATTATGTCCACAGGGGATGGTGACGGGGTCAGTCAGAGTGTTCAGACACACCaagcaggtgaactcgtcctgtaATCCACAaagctgggcttcagccatcgtcagtctgaggagaggcaggcagagagaatcagtcagagaaacaaggaagtgacttgtgaagaaaccaaagtgaaagtttgtctgagctcagggaggaggaggaggagatttaaagagaaagctgagagctcacagagagaacatctgaggagacactgagggtgaacagttaatgtgacacaggagctcagagagtgaagaccaccaagtgacagaagagatgacctgtcacagggggtctgctaaagTGTCATTCACATCattatttcttattcatttattacacactgAAGTCCACATCAGACTCCATATTAGtcctctttattaaacaaattatccATCTCATAATAAGTTCTCCACTCCTGCTTatcaataactagcaaaatacccgcgcttcgcagcggagaagtagtgtgttaaagaagcaatgaaaaagaaaaggaaacattttgaaaataacgtaacatgattgtcaatgtta
This region of Polypterus senegalus isolate Bchr_013 unplaced genomic scaffold, ASM1683550v1 scaffold_1032, whole genome shotgun sequence genomic DNA includes:
- the LOC120519713 gene encoding E3 ubiquitin/ISG15 ligase TRIM25-like produces the protein MAEAQLCGLQDEFTCLVCLNTLTDPVTIPCGHNFCLKCLTDCWEKSQESSCPQCRENFTTRPALRRNNLLNEVIQKLKKTTLSSPSSQNYAGPGDVECDFCTGKKFRAVKSCLPCMASYCQTHLQLHYEGDARKHHKLTDPDRNLKEKLCEKDQKSLEIFCKTDDSCICMMSGVTEHNGHKMVELETEREEKQ